One Kitasatospora sp. NBC_01266 genomic window carries:
- a CDS encoding MAB_1171c family putative transporter, translated as MGVPDRDGRLAHDQAVGRVAPHPDLHRITGPVRPRQARRRAGIELLHLGVRDRGPRPRHTVAFGLRIALAVAAALGLTVLFVFCFKHDPNGPASRVTDAHLGDPAVRLYEGIVYAYLGSSTVLSAKLFWSNRRSVPPGPLRAGVLCLAGGSGLGFVYTVYRVIFLAQQRSQAQVPGPGTFDPISEALPAIAILLVVAGLALPPVGTLARYARDQYALWRLYPLWSGLIEAEPTVAFGPRISRIRDLLTLGDRSLDLAHRAFEIRDASLVLRDLGVTAPSAAGWPATERAAGGETERARAEAAWLFSVLHGSGHSGGGPATPPPPPDARTPAEEVSWLFKVAAAYDSLRVGGRGLPQAYSPVREDAGRAA; from the coding sequence GTGGGGGTTCCTGACCGCGATGGCCGTCTCGCTCACGACCAGGCCGTCGGCCGTGTAGCACCTCATCCGGATCTGCACCGGATCACCGGACCTGTCCGTCCTCGTCAAGCACGTCGCCGGGCTGGCATCGAGCTACTTCATCTTGGAGTACGTGATCGCGGTCCACGGCCGCGGCACACAGTGGCGTTCGGGCTGCGGATCGCGCTGGCGGTGGCCGCCGCGCTGGGCCTGACCGTGCTGTTCGTCTTCTGCTTCAAGCACGATCCGAACGGTCCGGCGAGCCGCGTGACCGATGCCCACCTCGGGGACCCGGCGGTGCGGCTGTACGAGGGCATCGTCTACGCCTACCTCGGCAGCTCGACCGTACTGTCGGCGAAGCTGTTCTGGTCCAACCGACGCAGCGTTCCGCCGGGCCCGCTGCGAGCCGGTGTGCTCTGCCTGGCCGGCGGATCCGGCCTGGGCTTCGTCTACACGGTCTACCGGGTGATCTTCCTCGCCCAGCAGCGAAGCCAGGCCCAGGTGCCGGGACCCGGAACGTTCGATCCCATCTCCGAGGCCCTCCCGGCGATCGCCATCCTGCTCGTCGTCGCGGGTCTGGCGCTGCCCCCGGTGGGGACGCTGGCCCGCTACGCCAGGGACCAGTACGCGCTGTGGCGGCTGTACCCGCTCTGGTCCGGCCTGATCGAGGCCGAGCCCACCGTGGCATTCGGGCCGCGGATCAGCCGGATCCGCGACCTCCTGACCCTCGGCGACCGGTCCCTCGACCTGGCTCACCGCGCTTTCGAGATCCGGGACGCCTCGCTCGTGCTGCGCGATCTGGGCGTGACAGCGCCCTCGGCCGCCGGGTGGCCTGCGACGGAGAGAGCGGCCGGCGGCGAGACGGAACGGGCCCGCGCGGAGGCGGCATGGCTGTTCTCCGTCCTGCACGGGAGTGGGCATTCAGGCGGTGGCCCGGCCACGCCCCCGCCCCCGCCGGATGCCAGGACGCCCGCGGAGGAGGTTTCCTGGCTGTTCAAGGTCGCGGCCGCCTACGACTCTCTGCGAGTCGGAGGTCGTGGCCTGCCTCAGGCGTACTCGCCGGTCCGTGAGGATGCCGGACGGGCCGCCTGA
- a CDS encoding enoyl-[acyl-carrier-protein] reductase FabV, with product MSKQQITPKQRGYLIVNSHPTGCETTVERLWQSIEPARPAGRAPVALVLGTSAGYGQSILLAGLRRHGIRGVGVAYENAGTERRTATAGWYRTAATAQLLEDTGADFTFVNADAYADPTRTRVLELLAEKYGPVDYLIYSLASPRRTDPATGEVHHSVIKPLGEAYSSPSLLFDEGTATVGTVELAPADEQEQAATVKVMGGEDWALWCRALADAGLLAEDFTTLALSYVGSDITAPVYRRGTIGTAKEHLEATAHDLNAGLLTGRGRAFTVVAGAAVTQASTAIPSIALYTSLLRNVLGAEGWRTTADQAVDLWQQITGAQPLNLDDEGRIRLDDWEMAQAAQDGVRKLWEDPATALAADPAGPTWFYRQFRELYGWDVPGVEYGAPVETAVPWPGTD from the coding sequence GTGAGCAAGCAGCAGATCACGCCGAAGCAGCGCGGCTACCTGATCGTCAACTCCCACCCCACCGGATGCGAAACCACCGTCGAACGACTGTGGCAGTCCATCGAACCCGCCCGCCCCGCGGGCCGCGCCCCGGTCGCCCTGGTGCTGGGCACCAGCGCCGGCTACGGCCAGTCCATCCTGCTCGCCGGGCTGCGCCGGCACGGCATCCGCGGCGTCGGCGTCGCCTACGAGAACGCCGGCACCGAACGGCGCACCGCCACCGCCGGCTGGTACCGCACCGCCGCCACCGCCCAACTCCTCGAGGACACCGGCGCCGACTTCACCTTCGTCAACGCCGACGCCTACGCCGACCCCACCCGCACCCGGGTGCTGGAGCTGCTGGCCGAGAAGTACGGTCCGGTGGACTACCTGATCTACTCCCTGGCCTCCCCGCGCCGCACCGACCCGGCCACGGGGGAGGTCCACCACTCGGTGATCAAGCCGCTCGGCGAGGCCTACTCCTCCCCGTCACTGCTCTTCGACGAGGGCACCGCCACCGTCGGAACCGTCGAACTCGCCCCCGCCGACGAGCAGGAGCAGGCCGCGACCGTGAAGGTGATGGGCGGCGAGGACTGGGCACTGTGGTGCCGCGCCCTGGCCGACGCCGGTCTGCTGGCCGAGGACTTCACCACCCTCGCGCTGTCCTACGTCGGCTCCGACATCACCGCCCCGGTGTACCGGCGCGGCACCATCGGCACCGCCAAGGAACACCTGGAGGCCACCGCACACGACCTCAACGCCGGCCTGCTGACCGGACGGGGCCGGGCCTTCACCGTGGTCGCCGGCGCCGCCGTCACCCAGGCCTCCACCGCCATCCCCTCCATCGCCCTCTACACCTCCCTGCTGCGCAACGTCCTGGGCGCGGAAGGCTGGCGCACCACCGCCGACCAGGCCGTGGACCTGTGGCAGCAGATCACCGGCGCCCAGCCGCTCAACCTGGACGACGAGGGCCGCATCCGGCTCGACGACTGGGAGATGGCGCAAGCGGCACAGGACGGCGTCCGCAAGCTGTGGGAGGACCCCGCCACCGCGCTGGCCGCCGACCCGGCCGGGCCGACGTGGTTCTACCGCCAGTTCCGCGAGCTGTACGGCTGGGACGTGCCGGGGGTGGAGTACGGCGCGCCGGTGGAGACGGCCGTGCCCTGGCCGGGAACTGACTGA
- a CDS encoding class I SAM-dependent methyltransferase produces MRSIDYDTEQYQDYARGRAVSQRQQQTWISAFEAVLPERRPLVGLDVGSGTGRFTPALARAFGPVTGVEPSVRMREVAQAQSQHPEVRYLAGSAEDMPVPSGSADYALMFLSWHHVQDKPRAARELARVLRPGGRLLLRANFSDHHPRPWWLEYFPRGYEADASIFQPLHEVIETFTSVGWRVADFGTVTEPSAGTLGDMLERLRLRTLSFFAQLSPEELEVGFRRLEEAVAAGPDAPAPVFAEPLLTLELR; encoded by the coding sequence ATGAGGTCGATCGACTACGACACCGAGCAGTACCAGGACTACGCGCGCGGCCGCGCGGTCAGCCAGCGGCAGCAGCAGACCTGGATCAGCGCCTTCGAAGCGGTGCTGCCCGAGCGGCGCCCGCTGGTGGGACTGGACGTCGGCTCGGGGACCGGCAGGTTCACCCCCGCGCTGGCACGGGCGTTCGGGCCGGTCACCGGCGTCGAGCCGTCGGTGCGCATGCGCGAGGTCGCGCAGGCGCAGTCCCAGCATCCCGAGGTGCGGTACCTGGCAGGCTCCGCCGAGGACATGCCGGTGCCGTCCGGCAGCGCCGACTACGCTCTGATGTTCCTGTCCTGGCACCACGTCCAGGACAAGCCCCGGGCGGCCCGGGAACTGGCCAGGGTGCTCAGGCCCGGCGGGCGGCTGCTGCTGCGCGCGAACTTCAGCGACCACCACCCCCGGCCGTGGTGGCTGGAGTACTTCCCCCGCGGTTACGAGGCGGACGCCTCGATATTCCAGCCGCTGCACGAGGTCATCGAGACGTTCACGTCGGTCGGCTGGCGCGTCGCCGACTTCGGCACGGTCACCGAGCCGTCCGCGGGCACCCTCGGCGACATGCTCGAACGCCTGCGCCTGCGCACCCTCTCGTTCTTCGCGCAGCTCAGCCCCGAGGAACTGGAGGTCGGCTTCCGCCGACTGGAGGAGGCCGTTGCCGCGGGCCCCGACGCACCGGCGCCCGTGTTCGCCGAGCCGCTGCTCACCCTCGAACTGCGCTGA
- a CDS encoding helix-turn-helix domain-containing protein, with translation MDTVALAVTDGMLHFELALALEVFGADLTSVADPWYRLAVCGPGAVRVGRFRLEPDHGLDQLPRAETVIVPGWADVDVDPPGDLVEAVRAAHEAGARVASLCTGAFVLAAAGLLDGRRATTHWAHTRVLAARYPQVTVDPDVLYVDNGSVLTSAGKAAAMDLCLHLVRLDHGSSVANTLARRLVVPPHRDGGQAQFVTTPVPAPDSHPLADLFPWVIERLDRPLTVEDLARQAGMSSRNLGRHFRSVTGTTPLQWLLTQRIRHAQELLETTTDSIDAIAAATGMGTATTLRRHFNRTVGVPPDTYRRTFRPGRYPSVPSASRPTL, from the coding sequence ATGGACACTGTCGCACTGGCCGTCACCGACGGGATGCTGCATTTCGAACTGGCCTTGGCTCTCGAGGTCTTCGGCGCTGACCTGACCAGCGTGGCGGACCCCTGGTACCGCCTGGCCGTCTGCGGACCGGGTGCCGTGCGGGTCGGCCGGTTCCGGCTGGAGCCCGACCACGGACTCGACCAACTCCCGCGCGCCGAAACGGTGATCGTCCCGGGCTGGGCCGACGTCGACGTGGATCCGCCCGGCGACCTGGTCGAGGCGGTTCGCGCGGCCCACGAGGCCGGCGCCCGCGTGGCCTCGCTCTGCACGGGCGCGTTCGTGCTGGCCGCCGCCGGTCTGCTGGACGGGCGGCGCGCGACCACGCACTGGGCGCACACCCGCGTCCTGGCGGCCCGCTACCCCCAGGTGACGGTCGATCCGGACGTCCTCTACGTGGACAACGGCAGCGTGCTCACCTCCGCCGGCAAAGCCGCCGCCATGGACCTGTGCCTGCACCTCGTCCGCCTCGACCACGGCTCGTCGGTCGCCAACACGCTCGCCCGCCGCCTGGTCGTGCCGCCGCACCGGGACGGCGGCCAGGCCCAGTTCGTGACCACCCCGGTGCCCGCCCCGGACAGCCACCCGCTCGCCGACCTGTTCCCCTGGGTGATCGAGCGACTGGACCGTCCGCTGACCGTGGAGGACCTGGCCCGCCAGGCGGGCATGAGCTCGCGCAACCTGGGCCGCCACTTCAGGTCGGTGACCGGCACCACCCCGCTGCAGTGGCTGCTGACCCAACGGATCCGCCACGCCCAGGAGTTGCTGGAGACCACCACCGACAGCATCGACGCCATCGCGGCGGCCACCGGCATGGGAACCGCCACAACGCTGCGCCGGCACTTCAACCGCACGGTCGGCGTGCCGCCGGACACCTACCGCCGCACCTTCCGGCCGGGCCGGTACCCGTCCGTGCCGTCGGCGAGCCGGCCGACGCTGTAG
- a CDS encoding saccharopine dehydrogenase family protein, producing MGSGLTVAVFGAYGHTGRFVVAQLRDRGFVPLLSGRDAEKLRVLASETGFDARPASVDDPASLDRALAGAAAVINCAGPFATTAAPVIEAALRAGIPYLDVAAEIEANADTFTHFGDRARAAGAVVVPAMAFYGGLGDLLATAAMGDWTAADEAHIAYGLNSWHPTAGTRTAGAVSRQRRGGGRVVYTNGRLERRHDDPPTLEWAFPDPMGPRAVIGEFTMADVVTVPSHLSIPEVRTYMTVEAARQVSAPDTPTPAAVDEHGRSAQTFVVDVVVRSGDTERRAVARGQDIYAVTAPLVVEAVDRILTGRTRTVGVASAGEIFDAPDFIRALSSHISLELLP from the coding sequence ATGGGATCGGGACTCACAGTGGCGGTGTTCGGCGCGTACGGGCACACCGGGCGCTTCGTGGTGGCGCAGTTGCGGGATCGCGGGTTCGTCCCGCTCCTCTCCGGCCGCGACGCCGAGAAGCTGCGCGTACTCGCGTCCGAGACCGGATTCGACGCCCGCCCGGCGTCGGTCGATGACCCGGCCTCGCTCGACCGCGCACTGGCCGGTGCGGCGGCCGTGATCAACTGTGCCGGGCCCTTCGCCACGACGGCCGCCCCCGTGATCGAGGCGGCGCTGCGCGCCGGGATCCCGTACCTGGACGTGGCGGCCGAGATCGAGGCCAACGCCGACACGTTCACGCACTTCGGCGACCGCGCCCGCGCCGCCGGAGCAGTGGTCGTCCCGGCGATGGCCTTCTACGGCGGCCTCGGGGACCTGCTGGCCACCGCCGCGATGGGCGACTGGACGGCGGCCGACGAGGCGCACATCGCGTACGGGCTGAACAGCTGGCACCCCACCGCCGGAACGCGTACGGCCGGCGCGGTCTCCCGGCAGCGGCGGGGCGGCGGACGCGTCGTGTACACGAACGGGCGGCTGGAGCGCCGCCATGACGACCCGCCGACCCTCGAGTGGGCCTTCCCCGACCCGATGGGCCCCCGGGCCGTCATCGGGGAGTTCACGATGGCCGACGTCGTCACCGTCCCCAGCCACCTGTCCATCCCCGAAGTCCGCACCTACATGACGGTCGAGGCGGCCAGGCAGGTGTCGGCCCCGGACACGCCGACCCCAGCCGCGGTCGACGAGCACGGGCGGTCCGCGCAGACCTTCGTCGTCGACGTCGTCGTGCGCTCCGGCGACACCGAACGGCGTGCTGTGGCAAGGGGCCAGGACATCTACGCCGTCACCGCGCCACTCGTGGTGGAAGCGGTGGACCGCATCCTCACGGGACGGACCAGGACGGTCGGCGTCGCCTCCGCGGGCGAGATCTTCGACGCGCCCGACTTCATCCGCGCGCTGTCCTCGCACATCTCCCTGGAACTGCTTCCCTAG
- a CDS encoding RidA family protein, translating to MTELQTGESGRAIMSREIVTGPDLPVQGPYSPAVRVGDLLFVSAQTGIDPATGAVPPGGVGAECRQALRNLERVLTAAGTTLRSLARTTLFYTDLDHLPAINQAYAEVFPADPPARSAALVGLAGGRRISIDAIAAVSGGR from the coding sequence ATGACGGAACTTCAGACCGGCGAGAGCGGCCGAGCCATCATGTCCCGCGAGATCGTCACCGGCCCCGACCTGCCGGTGCAGGGCCCGTACTCACCCGCGGTGCGCGTGGGTGACCTGCTCTTCGTCTCCGCGCAGACCGGCATCGACCCCGCGACCGGCGCCGTTCCGCCGGGCGGCGTGGGGGCGGAGTGCCGGCAGGCGCTGCGCAACCTGGAGCGCGTCCTGACGGCAGCGGGGACAACGCTGCGGAGCCTGGCCAGGACGACGCTCTTCTACACCGACCTCGACCACCTGCCCGCCATCAACCAGGCCTACGCCGAGGTGTTCCCGGCGGACCCGCCCGCACGTTCGGCGGCCCTGGTCGGGCTGGCCGGTGGCCGGCGCATCTCGATCGACGCCATCGCGGCGGTGAGCGGCGGTCGTTGA
- a CDS encoding polysaccharide deacetylase family protein produces MPQTHRSLPRRRFLAVGAGALLAVGASSQSAAARDRSVPMPETKVNAGPMVMALTFDDGPSPQYTPQVLDILRDHGVHATFFVCGDNIARYPDVVRRIVAEGHVLGNHSWSHPHLGDLSAADVRDQIQRTQDAVTQTSGHTPVLFRAPYGDFTDTALAVCADLALRPISWSVDPTDWANPGADTITARVLAGAATGAIVLDHDGTEGGDDNPAPGSGGDRSQTVDALSRYLPQLIDAGYTFTTPDAHPPLATARPTARKRAVSE; encoded by the coding sequence ATGCCACAGACTCACCGTTCGCTACCGCGCCGCCGCTTCCTCGCGGTGGGCGCCGGCGCGCTGCTCGCCGTCGGCGCCTCGTCGCAGTCGGCCGCCGCGCGGGACCGGTCGGTCCCGATGCCCGAGACCAAGGTCAACGCCGGCCCGATGGTGATGGCCCTCACCTTCGACGACGGCCCCAGCCCGCAGTACACACCGCAGGTGCTCGACATCCTGCGCGACCACGGCGTCCACGCGACGTTCTTCGTGTGCGGCGACAACATCGCGCGCTACCCGGACGTCGTGCGCAGGATCGTCGCGGAGGGGCACGTGCTGGGCAACCACAGCTGGTCCCACCCCCACCTCGGCGACCTGTCCGCCGCCGATGTCCGCGACCAGATCCAGCGCACCCAGGACGCCGTCACCCAGACCAGCGGGCACACGCCGGTGCTCTTCCGCGCCCCTTACGGCGACTTCACCGACACCGCCCTGGCCGTCTGCGCCGACCTCGCCCTGCGCCCGATCTCCTGGTCGGTGGACCCCACCGACTGGGCCAACCCCGGCGCCGACACCATCACCGCCCGCGTCCTCGCCGGTGCCGCCACCGGCGCCATCGTGCTGGACCACGACGGCACCGAGGGCGGCGACGACAACCCCGCCCCCGGCAGCGGCGGCGACCGCTCCCAGACCGTGGACGCGCTGAGCCGCTACCTGCCGCAGCTGATCGACGCCGGCTACACGTTCACCACGCCCGACGCCCATCCACCGCTGGCGACCGCTCGCCCGACCGCGCGGAAGCGGGCGGTGTCGGAGTGA
- a CDS encoding flavin reductase family protein, protein MRVDFDPEAMGGSAFYRFMTSVVIPRPIAWISTVAPDGRTENLAPHSFFSIASTDPPIVQFTSIGRKDSLRNVEDTGEFVVNFSSEPMLKQIRDTAIDFPRTVSEFDFAGIAREPSLRVRPPRVADSPVVLECRSHSTLRLGNSTLVFGRVLHAAVHESCLVDGRPSARELRPLTKLGGHEWGTLGEILQLARIPYEELEPKEREGSSDEGR, encoded by the coding sequence ATGCGCGTCGACTTCGATCCCGAGGCCATGGGCGGGTCCGCCTTCTACAGGTTCATGACGTCGGTGGTGATTCCCCGCCCGATCGCCTGGATCTCCACGGTCGCGCCGGACGGCCGCACCGAGAACCTCGCCCCGCACTCGTTCTTCTCCATCGCCAGCACCGATCCTCCGATCGTGCAGTTCACTTCGATCGGCCGCAAGGACTCGCTGCGCAATGTCGAGGACACCGGGGAGTTCGTCGTCAACTTCTCGTCCGAGCCGATGCTCAAGCAGATCAGGGACACCGCCATCGACTTCCCCCGGACGGTCAGCGAGTTCGACTTCGCGGGCATCGCACGCGAACCCAGCCTGCGGGTGCGGCCGCCCAGGGTGGCCGACTCCCCCGTCGTGCTGGAGTGCCGCTCGCACTCCACCCTGCGGCTGGGCAACTCCACGCTTGTCTTCGGGCGGGTGCTCCACGCCGCCGTCCACGAGAGCTGCCTCGTGGACGGCCGGCCGAGCGCCCGGGAGCTGCGTCCGCTCACCAAGCTGGGCGGCCACGAGTGGGGCACGCTCGGCGAGATCCTGCAGCTGGCCCGCATCCCGTACGAGGAGTTGGAGCCCAAGGAGCGCGAAGGCTCCTCGGACGAAGGGCGGTAG
- a CDS encoding PIG-L family deacetylase has product MDRQLTLMAVHAHPDDEVLSTGGVLAAAAAEGIRTVLVTCTNGEQGDGPGGVKPGEPGHDEAQVRELRLRELKESVELLGVSVVELLGYPDSGMVGWAANERPEAFANIPLEQSAGRLAELMERYRPDVVVTYDENGAYGHPDHIQAHLITVEAIRRSGVPAKFYHTAIPRSRMVELFASLRASGVDIGDFELPDDFGTPDELITTVVDVSAHVDHKRRALEAHASQSDGIFMLRLPEEGQRRVFGQESFVRQFSTVPAPDQEDDLFAGLR; this is encoded by the coding sequence ATGGACCGTCAACTGACCCTGATGGCCGTACACGCCCATCCCGACGACGAGGTGCTGTCCACCGGCGGCGTCCTGGCGGCCGCGGCTGCCGAGGGCATCCGCACCGTGCTGGTCACCTGTACCAACGGGGAGCAGGGCGACGGGCCGGGCGGCGTCAAGCCCGGCGAGCCCGGTCACGACGAGGCGCAGGTCCGCGAACTCCGGCTGCGGGAGCTGAAGGAGTCGGTGGAGCTGCTGGGCGTCTCCGTCGTGGAACTGCTCGGATACCCCGACTCCGGCATGGTGGGCTGGGCGGCCAACGAGCGCCCGGAGGCATTCGCCAACATCCCGCTGGAGCAGTCCGCCGGGCGGCTCGCCGAGCTGATGGAGCGTTACCGGCCGGATGTCGTCGTGACCTACGACGAGAACGGTGCCTACGGTCACCCCGACCACATTCAGGCGCACCTGATCACGGTGGAGGCGATCAGGCGGAGCGGCGTACCGGCGAAGTTCTACCACACGGCCATCCCGCGCAGCCGGATGGTGGAGCTGTTCGCGTCGCTGCGTGCCAGCGGTGTGGACATCGGTGACTTCGAGCTGCCCGACGACTTCGGCACGCCGGACGAGCTGATCACGACCGTCGTGGACGTGTCCGCGCACGTCGACCACAAGCGCAGGGCGCTGGAGGCCCATGCCAGCCAGAGCGACGGCATCTTCATGCTGCGGCTGCCCGAGGAGGGCCAGCGGCGGGTGTTCGGCCAGGAGTCCTTCGTGCGGCAGTTCAGCACCGTCCCCGCCCCGGACCAGGAGGACGACCTCTTCGCCGGCCTGCGCTGA
- a CDS encoding LysE/ArgO family amino acid transporter — MGNTLTAAAAGFGTGMSLIVAIGAQNAFVLRQGIRREAVLSVVAICALSDAVLIVCGVGGLGALVTAWPAALTAVRVVGAGFLLCYAVIAARRAFRGSSLEGGGPAVRSRRRAVLSALAMTWLNPHVYLDTVLLLGSIAATHGTLRWQFALGAGLASLCWFAALGFGARLLVGFFRRASSWRVLDALVATTMLVTGLSLAAGA; from the coding sequence ATGGGAAACACGCTCACCGCCGCCGCGGCCGGATTCGGGACCGGCATGTCGCTCATCGTCGCCATCGGGGCGCAGAACGCCTTCGTGCTGCGCCAGGGCATCCGCCGGGAGGCAGTGCTGTCGGTGGTCGCGATCTGCGCGCTCTCCGACGCGGTGCTGATCGTCTGCGGTGTGGGCGGGCTCGGTGCGCTGGTGACGGCGTGGCCGGCGGCGCTGACGGCGGTGCGCGTGGTGGGTGCCGGCTTCCTGCTCTGCTATGCCGTGATCGCCGCGCGCCGCGCCTTCCGGGGCTCCAGCCTGGAGGGCGGCGGGCCGGCCGTCCGCTCCCGCCGCCGCGCGGTGCTCAGCGCTCTCGCGATGACCTGGCTCAACCCGCACGTCTACCTCGACACGGTGCTCCTGCTCGGCTCCATCGCGGCCACCCACGGCACGCTGCGCTGGCAGTTCGCGCTCGGCGCCGGGCTGGCCAGCCTCTGCTGGTTCGCCGCTCTGGGCTTCGGCGCCCGCCTGCTCGTCGGCTTCTTCCGCCGTGCCTCCTCCTGGCGCGTCCTGGACGCCCTGGTCGCGACGACCATGCTGGTCACCGGCTTGTCGCTGGCCGCGGGGGCCTGA
- a CDS encoding LysR family transcriptional regulator ArgP: protein MKSELPHDLVRTLLAVVDEGTFDAAAAALHVTPSAVSQRIKALEQRAGRVLLTRTRPVRATESGQVVVRFGRQLARLEDDACTALGLAEDEEEGVEPSSPSWLPIAVNADSLATWFVPALASLARDARVYVDLRREDEAHTTALLRAGEVMAAVTSSPHPVAGCSSRRLGAMVYLPVAAPRFAARWFDGDPALLLPHAPVVCFDRRDELQDAFTRELTGGHSASALRHYVPSSEGFIDAVTAGLGWGLVPHSQAEPRLRRGALVRLLPDRTAEVPLYWQQWRLDSPALAAVAGAVAAEAERALR from the coding sequence GTGAAGAGCGAGCTGCCCCACGACCTGGTCCGGACCCTGCTCGCGGTCGTCGACGAAGGCACCTTCGACGCCGCCGCCGCGGCCCTGCACGTCACACCCTCCGCCGTGAGCCAGCGGATCAAGGCGCTGGAGCAGCGCGCCGGGCGGGTGCTGCTGACCCGGACCCGGCCGGTCCGGGCGACCGAATCCGGTCAGGTCGTGGTCCGCTTCGGCCGTCAGCTCGCCCGGTTGGAGGACGACGCGTGCACCGCACTCGGGCTGGCCGAGGACGAGGAGGAGGGAGTCGAGCCGTCGAGCCCCTCCTGGCTGCCCATCGCGGTCAACGCGGATTCGCTGGCGACCTGGTTCGTGCCCGCCCTGGCCTCGCTCGCCCGGGACGCACGCGTCTACGTCGACCTGCGCCGCGAGGACGAGGCACACACCACCGCCCTGCTGCGAGCGGGCGAGGTGATGGCGGCGGTCACCTCCTCGCCCCACCCGGTGGCCGGCTGCTCGTCGCGCCGGCTCGGCGCGATGGTCTACCTCCCGGTCGCCGCACCGCGGTTCGCCGCCCGTTGGTTCGACGGCGACCCGGCCCTGCTGCTGCCGCACGCCCCCGTGGTCTGCTTCGACCGCCGCGACGAGTTGCAGGACGCCTTCACCCGCGAGCTGACGGGTGGTCACAGCGCCAGCGCGCTGCGGCACTACGTCCCGTCCAGCGAGGGGTTCATCGACGCGGTGACGGCCGGCCTCGGCTGGGGCCTGGTCCCGCACAGCCAGGCCGAGCCCCGGCTGCGCCGCGGTGCGCTGGTCCGGCTCCTGCCGGACCGCACGGCCGAGGTCCCGCTCTACTGGCAGCAGTGGCGCCTCGATTCGCCCGCGCTGGCAGCTGTCGCCGGCGCGGTAGCGGCGGAGGCGGAACGGGCGTTGCGGTAG
- a CDS encoding class I SAM-dependent methyltransferase has product MTPDDWLADTSTSYDTVATSYADYIREALGGAPSLRAALALFADAVADGGGGPVADVGCGPGHVTAYLHGLGVDAFGIDLSPGMVDVARREHPGLRFEVGSMTALDLADASIAGALAFWSLIHIPDEAVPAVLSGFRRVLRPGAPLLIGFHVGDGSKLKTQGYGGHPMKVHVHRRRPAQLTAWLREAGFTVETETLLDPEGSAPGAILFARRPPCDRSGGL; this is encoded by the coding sequence ATGACTCCGGACGACTGGTTGGCGGACACCAGCACCTCATACGACACGGTCGCGACCAGCTACGCCGACTACATACGCGAGGCTCTGGGCGGCGCGCCGAGCCTGCGGGCGGCGCTGGCGCTGTTCGCCGACGCGGTCGCCGACGGCGGCGGTGGGCCGGTGGCGGACGTGGGATGCGGACCGGGCCACGTCACCGCCTACCTGCACGGCCTGGGCGTCGACGCGTTCGGCATCGATCTCTCGCCCGGGATGGTCGACGTGGCTCGGCGCGAACACCCTGGGCTCCGGTTCGAGGTGGGCTCGATGACGGCGCTCGACCTCGCCGACGCCTCGATCGCCGGTGCGCTCGCGTTCTGGTCGCTGATTCACATCCCCGATGAGGCGGTCCCGGCGGTCCTCTCCGGCTTCAGGCGGGTCCTGCGTCCTGGCGCACCCCTGCTGATCGGCTTTCACGTGGGTGACGGGTCGAAGTTGAAGACGCAGGGCTACGGCGGCCACCCGATGAAGGTCCACGTCCACCGGCGCCGGCCGGCCCAGCTGACCGCCTGGCTGCGCGAGGCCGGATTCACGGTCGAGACCGAAACGCTGCTCGACCCCGAGGGCAGTGCCCCGGGAGCGATCCTCTTCGCACGCCGCCCGCCGTGCGACCGCTCAGGAGGACTGTGA